Genomic segment of Caretta caretta isolate rCarCar2 chromosome 4, rCarCar1.hap1, whole genome shotgun sequence:
gatgccttttgcctctaaccacttcttttactttgttgtttagctgtCATGGCacatttttggtcctcttactatgtttttttaaattgggatatacatttaatttgagcctgtattgtggtgtttttaaaaagtttccatgcagctagcaggcatttcacttttgtggctgtaccttttaatttctgtttaactaacttcctcattgtTGTGTAGTTCCgcttctgaagttaaatgctactgtagtgGGCTCCTTtggtgttccccctcccccatgcacagcaatgttaaatttaattatgtcATGGCTACTTTTACCTTTTGGTATATTCACCTTTTGGACTAGATCCTGTGCTTCTTGCCTCTCCTCTTTTGGGTTCCAGGAAGCAGTAATTTACCTGGAGTAGAAGCACCAGCTTAGTAGTCACCAGGTAGAGTCAAGAATTAGAAACAAGTGGGAGAACCCACAAATGGCACAGTGTGTAGCAGGAACAGGGCTTGCCTGAGCATTTCTGAGGAAACCTCTGAGACAATTTTGAATAAATGGACTCCTGCCCACTGTGACCAaaccccttgtcaaggttcctcccccactctaaactctagggtacagatgtggggacctgcatgaaaaacctcctaagcttatctttaccagcttaggtcaaaacttccccaaggtacaaaatattccacccgttgtccttggactggccgctaccaccaccaaactaatactggttactggggaagagctgtttggacgcgtctttccccccaaaatacttcccaaaaccttgcaccccacttcctggacaaggtttggtaaaaagcctcaccaatttgcctaggtgactacagacccagacccttgaatcttaagaacaatgaacaatcctcccaacacttgcaccccccctttcctgggaaatgttggataaaaagcctcaccaatttgcataggtgaccacagacccaaacccttggatctgagaacaatgaaaaagcattcagttttcttacaagaagacttttaataaaaatagaagtaaatagaaataaaaaaatcccccctgtaaaatcaggatggtagatatcttacagggtaattagattcaaaaacatagagaacccctctaggcaaaaccttaagttacaaaaaagatacacagacagaaatagttattctattcagcacagttcttttctcagccatttaaagaaatcataatctaacacgtacctagctagattacttactaaaagttctaagaatccattcctggtctatccccgacaaagacagacacacagaccctttgtttctctccctcctcccagcttttgaaagtatcttgtctcctcattggtcattttggtcaggtgccagcgaggttacctttagcttcttaaccctttacaggtgagaggagctttcccctggccaggagggatttcaaaggggtttacccttccctttatttttatgacaccccTCTATATACCAGTGCAGATTGAGGATCTCAAAGAGGGTTCGTGAGATGATTCTTTAGGGTTCACTTAAATGATAGTTATTATTGTTACTTATATGACAGTTGTGTCCAGGGGCCTCACTCAGGATCAGGTAGCTGTTGTGGTCGACTCTGTGTCCACACATAAGAAGATGGTACAATCCCTGCTCCAAGAAGCTCCTAACTTTAATGACTTTCCTGCTGCAGACCAGCTACTTGTGCTCTGGTCCATGCACAGTGGCCAATGATTTTGCAAGGGAAAATTGTCAAAATCAGCAAACGGTTTGGGGGCTTTGTGTACAAAGTGTTGAATTTTAGCATTTAAATCTCTCTTTACAAACAGCCACTAACTAATCATCACAGCACTTCTGTGAGGTAAGTGGTGTTATCTTCATTTTATGGATGAAGGAAGTATGGCAGAGGGGTTAAGTTACTTGATGAAGGCCACCAAGGAAattagtgtcagagccaggattagaatgcaGAATAGCCTTGTTCTTAGTCCTGTGCTTAGTCCACTAGACTAGACCATGATGATATGTGTATATCATTGAATTAAGGGTAGGTGTGGAAGTGGCCATGGGGGTTACAGGCCCCAAAGGTCAACTCTAGCAATGGACTTTGTGTAAGGACTATGGAGAATGACTGATTTTACAGGTGCTAGGTCTGCCATGTTTTTATTTAGTTCCAGTATATAACTTATTTTAGTAAGAACTAGGTCAAGTGAGATTCCTAAATCAAGCCTTTTCCTTGCTTCTAATCTGTCATTTCCTATGTTTTTCTGATTCCTAGCCTGTGTCACTTTCACAATCTCAACTGGTTCTGTGGTCACTGCACTGCCTAACTTCACCTCATTTCATCTGCTCTTGGTGGGAATTCAGCATTAACCACAAACCTTTCTGATTACTTCATTTTCAGTTAAGTGGTGTGGTTAGCTTCCCAATTGCTTCATCAAACTCAGAGGTGCACTTTGCAGCTCTGAAGGCTGAATGGAGCCAGAAAgattaccaaaggtaactgaacaTCAGTGGGTGTATTGGCAGGCAGTTGCGGGCTAACAGCTGGGATGCTGTAACATGTCCCCTCCCGCAGTTTCTTTTTGATGTGCTGCAAAAAATTAAGCAAATTGAAATCCTATGTCTCTCCCTTTTCTGTATCTCTGCCTTGGCTTCCTTGCTTTTTCACACAAAGTTCAAACATCTCCTTATCTTCAAACCAGTTCAGACACTGGCCCCACCTATATCTCGATCTTTATCTCCTCCTATTCTCCCATTCCATCTGCACCTGAAGCTGAGGAGGGAAAGCAGAAGACATGCCTCCTGTCTCTTACACCAATTCCCAGTTCATCCCTTCATCCATGCTACTTTTTACTCTTGTAAATACCTGCCTATCACTATACGTCAAATGCTCTTCTTCTGCCCATTCAAAAAAAGCTTCCATGAAGCATTCCAGCTATAGTGACCACTATCCACTTTGTCTGTTCTTTATTATACAGTTGATGGAGTCCCATTCATAGCTCTGAATTTATTTGCTCTTGTGCATTTGTCAGATGCTCACAACTTTATTTTCATATTCTTTTGCAGATTAATATAAATTAGAGATGTGGCCCATACTGAAACTCCATCACCAAACTACCCAAGGTTTAGGGGAAAGTTTAGATTTGGACTTTGTGACTCCTTGCTGTCTCTCTAATGGGCTGATCTAAATTACCAGATTCATATTCCCTTGAATTTTAGGGCAGCTTGGATCTGGTTCTGAACTTAATGGCCAGATATAAAGGATAATATCTACCCATTacactgaaacattttattttattaaatgtatattttaagcCTTTGGTTGATAGATTATAAAAGCTACTACAAACAGTGTAGCAAACTGCCCATGATGGGTTTGATCctataaggtgctgagcactcaactcccattgaacttaGTGAGAGTGAAGGGTGCTCAGCCCCTTGCAAGATCCAGCCCTTAGGGAATAGGGAAAACTTATTTAAGaatccatgatttaaaaaaacttttgttACCATATGAGAAAAGGGAAGGACTTGGCTGATGTAACATCTAATTTACTCAGCCACACCTCTGTCACCCCACTGTAGCTGATTTCTTTTTTACTGCTATAAGCAATCACTGGAATCTTTTCAAGAAGGTGTGTCAAGAGTAAATGAATAAGTCACTGAAGCATTCAATTATGTTGTAATAACCTTGTTGGAGGGATGAAGGAGTGTCTCTGGCTTTATAAATAGCACAGTGCTTTACAACTAAGCATGAAACTTTTGAAAGATCCAGTATTTCACTTGAATTGCAATTGCGTAAATCCAAGCACTGTGCAAGGTATGTGTTCTACTTATCTTACATTTTCAGTGTTAAATTTGCAGTAGAATATTAATGTCACATAATTTATAGACAAGGTTTTGGGGGTTTAATCATTTGATTTGCCTGTTAAGAAGTATTAGAGCTATAAATAATGTGCAATGTTTGCTATGGAGATCTAGCTATCATAGGTTTTCATACAGTGCCAATCACTAGTATCGAAGCATGGGACAAGGAGAAGGAGATGTACAAAAGTGGTCTCTTCTCTCATATTCTGGGGTCTTCACATTCAGATGTGTAAATCAGCAggattaaatttaaatatttacagcTAAGTAAATGCTGAAATACCTTCCTTGATGGAATGCCCTCCCAAGAATACCTAGCTTGCTCACATGGAAACTTAACTATTGGTCGGGGGTCTGGTGCAAGTATATGAACTGTGCATCCAGGAATCGCATCCATTGAAGACCAGATTATAAATTACCTACATGTACTGTAAATTCCATCATATCATTAGGTCCTGTCCCTGCAAGCTGCTTAATATAGCTGGACCTCACTGAAATGAGTGGGACCCTGTGCAGATGCCAGGATCCAGCTATACAAAGCAGCTTGCAGGATATggactttaattttaaaatttgtgtttGGCCCCCCTTGAATTTGCTGGACATCTACATAATAAAATTGAAGTTATGCATAataaattaatttatattttctaGATTTGGGTAGTTTTAGATTGACTCAATATATTGCAAACATCTTCAAAGGTGAAACGAGATCTATTTCTTATTCCACAGTGAAGATCCAATGATTCAAGGTACAGCCACTATCTAGTAACCCAGTCCTGCCACCCTGACTCATGTGACTTGCCCTTACTCTAGTAGTCgcattaaagtaaatgggactACTCTTTTGAGTAAgagttgcaggatcagactctaatTTCCCAAGAAAGAGTTTAAGGCTATTTATGTGAGGCCCGTTAGGAAAAAATTAAGTAAATGGTGTGAATGGGTACATCCCATAAATAGCTTTATTTCTCAAATACAATATGAAATAACTTTGAGATTATTTCCATACAATTTTGTAGATTTTACTAGTAATGTGTCATTTTAATACCATTGTCAGTGAGCAATATACTGTCATtcctaaaaactttaaaaatgcagCAACTGGATGAACTCCAACATTGTATgtggatttttttattaattgttattTTCAAAACAGGTTACAAGAAAAGCTGAGATCATGAAAATCAGAAATTTTGCACTTCTTTGTGTGTTGATTCTGGTCTCTCTGACACTAGTAGTTGACGGTGAAAcacagaaggaaagaagaaaagaaagacaaaacggtggaaaaggtagaaaaaaacaaactggaAATAATCAAGAGAATGAGAAGAGACAGAAATCCAAAGGAGGTAAATCTTCATTTAAAGGCAAGTTTACAACCAAAGATAATTCGGCATGCACCTGGGCAGTGACTGAAGTAGACACTGTTACCCTAAAAGTAGAATGCAAGAAAGGTGAAAGCAGCTTCCGGTGTGATTTTTCAGGAAGTCCTTCCACCTGTCCTCAATTTGCAGCAAACCAAAAACAATATTGGAAACAAATCTCCCGATCCCTAAAGAAACAGAAGAATATCTGTCAAGACCCAAAAGGTATCCTAAAATCTAAAGTATGTAAGAAGGGACCACAAAGTGCCCATCTCACTTTGACCAGCTCAAGCCTGATAACGCTACAAAACTCCATAAAAGACAAGATTGATCACCATAGAAAAGAGATCACACAAACTTCAGCACCTGCCATTGCACCTGAAAATCAGCCAGAGAAAAGTTCCAATGACTGCGTTGAAGATATAGATTACATTGATCAGCAAAAGGTGGCTGAAGAGTACTGTTCAGAAACATGGAGATCTTGGTGCAACTTCTTTATCACAATGATACAGGATAAAAAATGCTGATAAGATAATAGAATTCTAGAGTATTGGTAAAATTCTTAGTTACTGAAAGTTTGGTCCTATCTATTTCTTGCATACCTTTCTAGATTTGCTTCTGATTTTATATAGTGTATATACgagcaaaagagaacaactctgCAATTTCTGACTTGTATTTCATGCAATGCTCTGTACTTGGTGTAGCTGAAGATGCTGTAGACCTTTTTTGTATATAGATTGCTATACAAATGTTACCAATGGATGTTACAAACTCTGTAAAGATGTATATAAAGCAAAGTCTTCTCATTTTTCTCTTTGAGCTGTGTTAGCCAAAGTGATGATTTCAGTGCTACGTACTTTTTCATAGTGTACAGTACTTTTGACTTCAAAATTGCTGAGGATAATAAACTTCAAAATAGACTAAAAatgattgttttttgttttgtttttctgtgtatgTTAAAACAGATTTCTCTTGCAGTTTAGATATTTGTGGAGGACATATAATTCACTGAGGTGCCTAGATAGCagttttaataataatacttttgcAGCTTTACAAAATTGTACTTCTGCTCACAGTGAgggtaagttttttttttgtttgtttgttttaatgggtAAGTTATTGTTTGTTCATTATCCCTCAAAGTAAAGGGCAACAAGATTTTGTGTCTGGGCTGATACATTTTCAGGACAATTGTGCAAAGCTTTGCATTGTACTTTCATCCAAGAGTCATAGAGATAGAGCAAAAGTAAATATTATATGCATTTttgatgggtaaactgaggcacagagattaagtgacttgtccaagatcacgcAGTAAGTTAATTGTGGAGCAAAAAATAGACCCCAGGAGTTGACTCCCAGTCTCTGTCTCTAAGAACTAGACCACTTGTACAGCACATTGATTATACCTTCTGTCCAAACTTTAATGAAGATTAAATGCCTCACTTATAACTATTATATTTTGACAAAAATCTAAATTAAGTGCATTAAAAATTGCTTAACTTCATCTTCATTTGGATCTTACAGATTTTATCTGTACTTTGTGACAATGTAGTGAAATTGTGAGAGAATAGAACTTTTAGAAATTAATGTTAAATCATGACAA
This window contains:
- the FGFBP1 gene encoding fibroblast growth factor-binding protein 1 encodes the protein MKIRNFALLCVLILVSLTLVVDGETQKERRKERQNGGKGRKKQTGNNQENEKRQKSKGGKSSFKGKFTTKDNSACTWAVTEVDTVTLKVECKKGESSFRCDFSGSPSTCPQFAANQKQYWKQISRSLKKQKNICQDPKGILKSKVCKKGPQSAHLTLTSSSLITLQNSIKDKIDHHRKEITQTSAPAIAPENQPEKSSNDCVEDIDYIDQQKVAEEYCSETWRSWCNFFITMIQDKKC